One Kribbella sp. NBC_00662 genomic region harbors:
- a CDS encoding metal ABC transporter solute-binding protein, Zn/Mn family: MRLRSSIGFLAGVAAVTLLAACGSSAADETATSTSRSGVQVVASTNVYGDIVKQIAGDKAEVTSIISDPDQDPHSYEANTQTQLSLSKAKVVIENGGGYDDFMDTMLKSAGNTSAKVLNVVDISGHKAPAGGELNEHVWYDFPTVEKLAAQLATTLSEVDSANSSTYAANAAAFTGKVKQLEATEASIKAAHNGAGAAITEPVPVYLLTACGLVNRTPGEFSEAIEEGTDVPAAVLQETLTLFSAKQVKLLAYNEQTSGPETEKVLAAAKANGIAVVPVTETLPDGKDYLGWMTANLDAIRSALA; this comes from the coding sequence GTGAGGCTGCGTAGTTCTATCGGATTCCTGGCCGGCGTCGCGGCGGTGACGCTGCTGGCGGCGTGCGGTTCATCGGCGGCCGACGAGACCGCCACGTCGACGTCGAGGTCGGGTGTGCAGGTCGTGGCGTCGACCAACGTGTACGGCGACATCGTGAAGCAGATCGCGGGGGACAAGGCCGAGGTGACGTCGATCATCTCCGACCCGGACCAGGACCCGCATTCGTACGAGGCGAACACGCAGACCCAGCTGTCGTTGTCGAAGGCAAAGGTCGTGATCGAGAACGGCGGCGGCTACGACGATTTCATGGACACGATGCTGAAATCGGCGGGCAACACGTCGGCGAAGGTGCTGAACGTGGTCGACATCTCCGGCCACAAGGCGCCGGCCGGCGGTGAGCTCAACGAGCACGTCTGGTACGACTTCCCGACCGTCGAGAAGCTCGCCGCCCAGCTGGCGACGACGCTGTCCGAGGTCGATTCGGCCAACAGCTCGACGTACGCCGCGAACGCTGCGGCCTTCACCGGCAAGGTGAAGCAACTCGAGGCGACCGAGGCATCGATCAAGGCAGCTCACAACGGCGCCGGTGCCGCGATCACCGAGCCGGTGCCGGTGTATCTCCTGACTGCCTGCGGGTTGGTGAACAGGACGCCGGGCGAGTTCAGCGAGGCGATCGAGGAGGGGACTGACGTTCCGGCGGCGGTGCTGCAGGAGACGCTCACGTTGTTCAGCGCGAAGCAGGTCAAGCTGCTCGCGTACAACGAGCAGACATCGGGGCCGGAGACCGAGAAGGTGCTCGCGGCGGCGAAGGCGAACGGTATCGCCGTCGTACCCGTCACCGAGACACTGCCGGACGGCAAGGACTATCTGGGCTGGATGACCGCCAACCTGGACGCGATCCGCTCGGCCCTGGCCTGA
- a CDS encoding sensor histidine kinase — protein sequence MSVRLKLTLSYAAVLMVSGAALLAVVWVFLLRYVPTRLTRVPMGGPDRDALLDAFAPKAALMLILLLICSLVGGWILAGSMLAPLTRITNAARLATNGSLSHRIQLEGRQDEFRELADAFDTMLERLEAHDAEQQRFAANASHELRTPLAITQTLLDVARKDPNRDPAELVDRLEFVNSRAIDLTEALLTLSRANQRTFTRGDVDLSLVAEEAVETLLPLAEKRGLTIETSGDVAPTIGSHTLLLQLTMNLVHNAIVHNLPADGAVWITTTVHPKTVVLTVENTGEILPAPVVSTLIEPFQRGGGRIRTDHAGVGLGLAIANSITQAHDGILILAARPAGGLRVTVQFPAVRRSASS from the coding sequence ATGAGCGTTCGGCTCAAGCTCACCCTCAGCTATGCGGCGGTCCTGATGGTGTCGGGCGCCGCGCTGCTCGCGGTCGTGTGGGTGTTCCTGCTGCGTTACGTCCCCACTCGGCTGACCCGCGTGCCGATGGGCGGGCCGGACCGCGACGCCCTGCTGGATGCGTTCGCGCCGAAGGCCGCCCTGATGCTGATCCTGTTGCTGATCTGCAGCCTCGTCGGCGGCTGGATTCTGGCCGGCAGCATGCTCGCGCCGCTGACTCGCATCACCAACGCCGCCCGCCTGGCGACCAACGGCTCGCTGTCGCACCGGATCCAGCTCGAGGGCCGCCAGGACGAGTTCCGCGAGCTCGCCGACGCGTTCGACACGATGCTCGAGCGGCTGGAAGCGCACGACGCCGAGCAGCAGCGGTTCGCCGCCAACGCCTCCCACGAACTGCGTACTCCGCTGGCGATCACGCAGACCCTGCTCGACGTGGCCCGCAAGGACCCGAACCGCGACCCCGCCGAGCTCGTCGACCGCCTCGAATTCGTCAACAGCCGGGCCATCGACCTGACCGAAGCGTTGCTCACCCTCAGCCGCGCCAACCAGCGCACCTTCACCCGAGGCGACGTCGACCTCTCCCTCGTCGCGGAGGAGGCCGTGGAGACTCTCCTCCCGCTGGCGGAAAAGCGCGGTCTGACGATCGAAACCTCAGGTGACGTGGCCCCGACCATCGGCTCGCACACGCTCCTGCTGCAGCTGACCATGAACCTCGTCCACAACGCGATCGTCCACAATCTGCCCGCGGACGGCGCCGTGTGGATCACCACCACCGTCCATCCCAAGACCGTGGTGCTGACCGTCGAGAACACCGGCGAGATCCTCCCCGCACCGGTGGTTTCGACGCTGATCGAGCCGTTCCAGCGCGGTGGCGGACGGATCCGCACCGATCACGCCGGCGTCGGGCTGGGCCTCGCGATCGCCAACAGCATCACCCAGGCCCACGACGGAATCCTCATCCTCGCCGCCCGCCCTGCCGGCGGCCTCCGCGTCACGGTCCAGTTCCCCGCCGTACGCCGCTCTGCTTCGAGCTGA
- a CDS encoding metal ABC transporter ATP-binding protein, whose translation MNVLQFDQASFGYGRRRLWGGLTMSLQAGEFLAILGANGSGKTSLLKAVLGLHPLMSGSVEVAGAPPHRGSTQIGYVPQHRRIDTLTPLRARDVVRQGLDGHRWGIGWPDRGRRRRIDELLASVGAEDFADRPIGQLSGGEQQRVRIAQALVADPKLLLCDEPLLSLDLNSQRTISGLVDRRRRTHDTAIVFVTHDINPVLPYVDRVLYLANGRFRTGTVDEVMTSTTLSELYRSPVEVVRSGGRVLVAGVPEDTHHTSVLRAG comes from the coding sequence ATGAACGTCCTGCAGTTCGACCAGGCCTCGTTCGGATACGGGCGGCGGCGGTTGTGGGGCGGCCTGACCATGAGCCTGCAGGCGGGTGAGTTCCTGGCGATCCTGGGCGCCAACGGTTCGGGGAAGACCAGCTTGCTGAAGGCCGTGCTGGGCCTGCATCCGCTGATGTCGGGGAGCGTCGAGGTCGCCGGCGCGCCGCCGCACCGGGGGAGTACGCAGATCGGCTACGTGCCGCAGCACCGGCGGATCGACACGCTCACGCCGCTCCGGGCTCGGGATGTGGTCCGCCAGGGGCTGGACGGCCATCGCTGGGGAATCGGGTGGCCTGATCGGGGGCGCCGTCGGCGGATCGACGAGCTGCTCGCATCGGTCGGGGCCGAGGACTTCGCGGACCGTCCGATCGGCCAGCTGTCCGGGGGAGAGCAGCAACGGGTCCGGATCGCGCAGGCGCTCGTCGCGGATCCGAAGCTGCTGCTGTGCGACGAGCCGTTGTTGTCGCTGGATCTCAACAGCCAGCGCACGATCTCCGGCCTGGTCGACCGCCGCCGTCGTACGCACGACACCGCGATCGTCTTCGTCACCCATGACATCAACCCGGTGCTGCCGTACGTCGACCGCGTGCTCTACCTGGCCAACGGACGCTTCCGGACCGGGACGGTCGACGAGGTGATGACGTCGACCACGCTGAGCGAGCTGTACCGGTCGCCGGTCGAGGTGGTCCGCTCCGGCGGCCGGGTGCTGGTCGCGGGGGTGCCCGAGGACACGCATCACACCTCGGTCCTGCGGGCCGGGTGA
- a CDS encoding metal ABC transporter permease — protein sequence MLTATVWHEIFNFANYGELLALVHNSILAGVALGIVGGLIGVFVMMRDLPFAVHGISELSFAGASGALLLGVNVVAGSLTGSIIAAMLIGVLGSRARDRNSIIGVLMPFGLGLGVLFLALYKGRAANKFGLLTGQIVAVDTPQLSWLIVTGVVVLVGLLIVWRPLMFASSDPDQAAARGVPVRVLSLVFMLLLGLAVAISVQIVGALLVLSIVVTPAAAALRVAASPWLVPVLSVTFATVSLVGGILLALGGSLPISPYVTTISFLIYLICRTTSGRRAAVST from the coding sequence ATGCTTACGGCAACCGTCTGGCACGAGATCTTCAACTTCGCCAACTACGGTGAGCTGCTGGCCCTGGTGCACAACTCGATCCTCGCCGGTGTCGCGCTCGGCATCGTCGGCGGTCTGATCGGCGTGTTCGTGATGATGCGCGACCTGCCGTTCGCCGTCCACGGCATCAGCGAGCTCTCGTTCGCAGGTGCCTCGGGCGCGCTGTTGCTGGGCGTGAATGTAGTCGCCGGCTCGCTGACCGGCTCGATCATCGCGGCGATGCTGATCGGCGTACTCGGAAGCCGGGCTCGTGATCGCAACTCGATCATCGGTGTGCTGATGCCGTTCGGACTCGGGCTCGGCGTACTGTTCCTCGCGCTGTACAAGGGGCGTGCGGCGAACAAGTTCGGTCTGCTGACCGGGCAGATCGTGGCGGTGGACACCCCGCAGCTGTCCTGGCTGATCGTCACCGGGGTCGTCGTACTGGTCGGGCTTCTGATCGTCTGGCGACCGTTGATGTTCGCCAGCTCGGACCCGGATCAGGCCGCGGCCCGCGGTGTGCCGGTTCGGGTGCTGTCGTTGGTGTTCATGCTGCTGCTCGGCCTGGCCGTCGCCATCTCGGTCCAGATCGTCGGCGCCCTGCTCGTGTTGAGCATCGTCGTCACACCCGCGGCCGCCGCCCTCCGGGTCGCCGCGTCCCCGTGGCTCGTCCCGGTGCTCAGCGTGACTTTCGCGACCGTTTCCCTGGTAGGCGGCATCCTCCTCGCCCTGGGTGGCAGCCTGCCGATCAGTCCCTACGTGACCACGATCTCGTTCCTCATCTACCTCATCTGCCGAACCACCTCCGGCCGCCGAGCGGCGGTCAGCACCTAG